The Cygnus atratus isolate AKBS03 ecotype Queensland, Australia chromosome 34, CAtr_DNAZoo_HiC_assembly, whole genome shotgun sequence sequence TCTTCAAAATGATTATCCTCTGCTATCCaagctcctcttccctcccccaaatcTCTCATCTCTGCTGGCCAGGCTTTCCTGACTTCCCCATATCAGCCATCTTCTTAGGGGCACctttctgatggctttcatGAACTCAGAGTATCTGTCTCACCTCTGCTGGCTCCTCCATTCCTGAGAAACAGCTCCTAagccagcacagagaaagaCACCAAAGTCTGTAGGAGCACCCTGCACAatgtgcccagcagctctgcaacacCACAAAAGTGTGCTTCCTGCCTACAAGTTTTGGTTCCAGAATGGTTCCTGTGGACCCAGGGTAACTTCTTCCAGGCTCTCATGCAGGCTTTATGTTCCCCCGGGCATCTGGGAGGCAGTGGCCCCCTTTGtgtagaaaactgaaagcagccctgaaggaTGAATTAGGCAAAGCTGAAACCTCTGACATGACAACAGCTATCCAAGACCTCTTCCTCTACGGGGCCTGCCAGGTACTTAGGAAGAGAGGATCTTACAACCTATGTGCAAAGCAGGTGCATCTGCTGGCCTATCATGGACACCAGCAGATGTGAGCCTAAAGGCACAGATCCCAGCCGGAAGTCAAGGGATGACCTGTTGGCTACTTCAGAAAGAAGTCAACTCACAGGCCATTTAACAGCCGTTTGTGTCCTACTGGACTTAGAGCTTCTGAGGCACCACTGCCCTCATAATACCATACCTACAAAACATCCCCTTCTTGGGCAAGGATCTGCCCAGGTAGAAGTGAGCTGGCTGTGATTCTTCAAGCCCATGGCACTGCTGCCGGACTCCCAGCCTCTCTGATGCATGGGAGCCAGTTCTGTGCCGGTCCTGGGAGGTGCTAGAGCAGGAGGGACCTTGCAGGCAATGTTCAAGCCCCGTGCCTGTTGGCAGTTTCTCAATTCCTTCTGCACAGTGAAGATCACGCTGATGTCCAGAAGCCATGTGCCCGAAGCTGGCCTAGAAGACACTCAGGGGAGgcgccctcccagccccagcccctgccccagccgcAGCTGgcggtgctgctctgcagagcgaGGGGGCTGTGGTGCACGGGGCATGGGGGCACTCTGCAGGGCCgtgctgggcaggctgggaggCAGACCCAGCTCATGGGGTCACTGCCATTGCCCCAGGGCTGCAAGGAATCACTCGCCAGACTgctttgctggggctgctgcatgccctggggctgcagagctctcctcaGCCTGCTCACACCAGATTGAGCATTTGAGCTCTGGTTAGTCCACCTTGTACAGGCTCACGCTCTGCGGGCTCCATTCACTGCTGTCTCCTGGACTCCCGCTGCCCCAGCCGATCCCCTGGactctgctggcagctgctaaTTCCCTCTGCAAAAAACATTAACCTGCCATCAGCCCCATTTTGTGCTGCAGAATGCCAGGAACTGGGGCTCTGGGAATTGGGGACCATTCACTGTCTCCGTGGGTGCTGGCCACCAGCAGAGAACCTCCGAACCAGCCACAGATCACTAAAAGTCCATGCTGGGACTCTGCTCTCACCACACCAAGACCCtgtggaaaaagcaaagcacagatCCTCTTTGGAGCCTCTTCCTGGGGCTTCTTCTTgacagcagctttgcaggaagGCCTCAGCCTTCAGGCAGTGCCCGGAGGAGATCCCCTCTTAGGAGGGaagtgctgcagaggaggccagctgtgccactgctgtgcccactgcctgtccctgcctgcagtcccagcacagccccacagcagcactggcaccaAGCTACAGGAGCAGCCGGGCCTGACCccaccagcagggctcagcaggaGAGGGTGGCAGTGgcaagagagcagctctgcatgccCCAAGCGCTGGTgctccctggctgtgctgttgGGATGGgactcttttcctctgcaccCCTGCACACGGGCACTGCCCCTGCAGAGGCAGACCAGGTCTCAGAGGAAGGACGTCAGACAAAGAAGGCAGTGCTGGCTCCTCTACTTTATGTTCACAGAGAGACAGGCTCCTCGTGTACAGAATCTCTGAGCTGtaaacacaacacaaacagacagaaatataaaagtgacaaatgaagatattttactGGGCAACATGGGCTAAATTATAACTAAGAACATCCCGTAATATTAGttaacaacaacagcaacaaaaatttacagatttgtttttctgttataatTGATATTATGTGTTACATGCAAAAGGAGAGGGGCAATTCATTGATTCTTAAACACACCTAGGCATAAGTTTCATCAAGGCATCCTTGACTTCCTTgctcctcatgctgtagatgaggagGTTaagtgctggaggcaccaccaAGTACAGAACTGCCATCACTACgtccagggctggggaagagaTGTAGGGGGGTTTCAGGTATGCAAACATAGCAGTGCTGAGAAAGAGGGAGACgacagccaggtgagggaggcacatggaaaaggctttgtgccgtccttgctcagagggcatcctcagcacagccctgaagatctTCACATAGGACAGCACAATGAAAACGAAACAACCAAAGGCCAAAAAAATGGTAAAGACAAGTGACCCAACTTCCCTAATGTAGGCAGCTGaacaggagagcttgaggatccgggggatttcacagaagaactggtccacagcattgccttggcagaggggcagggaaaatgtattggccatgtgcaggacagcattgagaaagccactgccccaggcagctgctgccatctgggcacaagctctgctgcccaggaggctcccgtagtgcaggggcttgcagatggcaacgtagcggtcaTAGGACATGATAGTGAGAATATAAAAGTCTGCTGTAATCCAGATGACAAATATAAAGACCTGTGAAGCACGTCCTTCATAGGAGATGACCgtggtgtcccagagggaattggccatggctttgggcagagtggtggagatgcagcccaggtcgaggagggcgaggttgaggaggaagaagtacatgggggtgtggaggcggtggtcgcaggctatggctgtgaggatgaggccgttgcccaggagggtagccaggtagatgcccaggaagagcgcgaagtgcaggagctgcagctcccatgtgtctgcgaatgccagcaggaggaactcgctcacagagctgctgctggacatTTGCTGGTTCTGGCCATGGGGTCTTGcccaaggaggaaaaaaacagtaagaaaatacagcagaattATCTGACAAGGACTAATTCAAGCACACGT is a genomic window containing:
- the LOC126913115 gene encoding olfactory receptor 14C36-like, whose protein sequence is MSSSSSVSEFLLLAFADTWELQLLHFALFLGIYLATLLGNGLILTAIACDHRLHTPMYFFLLNLALLDLGCISTTLPKAMANSLWDTTVISYEGRASQVFIFVIWITADFYILTIMSYDRYVAICKPLHYGSLLGSRACAQMAAAAWGSGFLNAVLHMANTFSLPLCQGNAVDQFFCEIPRILKLSCSAAYIREVGSLVFTIFLAFGCFVFIVLSYVKIFRAVLRMPSEQGRHKAFSMCLPHLAVVSLFLSTAMFAYLKPPYISSPALDVVMAVLYLVVPPALNLLIYSMRSKEVKDALMKLMPRCV